A stretch of DNA from Bacillus sp. SM2101:
CAAAAATTTGTTTATGTACGATGATGGCAGCAGAAATTTCTTCCTTCCCAGAGGAAATACGTGGTAATATTAATCAATTTTTTGTTGATAATGCAAAATGGCTTGAAAATGTGTTAGCTGAAAAAAAAGCAACTGAAAATCCTATACAAGCTGAGGATTTACGAGATCAAGCACGCCTATTCTTAGCGGTTGCACAAGGTGCTCCCCTGTTAGTAAGGACTTCTGGAAATTTTGCACAATATGATTCTATGGTGGACCATTTATTAACAAATCTTTAAAAAGCGTTACAATAAAACCAGCGTTGATTATCCACATCAACACTGGTTTTATTTCACCTGCATAGTTATCTTTAGTATAATTTAAAACATACGAGACCCTTAGCCCAATTGCTAATAAAAAGGCTAAAACTTCATAGGTTCACTCTTCTTCAGCACTATTAGTAGTCGTAAGTTTCTTTTCAATAGTTTTTCACCAATATCAAATCAAACTACTCCTGTAACCAATAATAATATGATTTTCGTCAACATTCCTTAAACGCACTTCTTTTTAACCTTAATTAACTGAGTAATTGATTCTCAAGTATAGACTGTACAAAATTAGTTTGTTTTTCTGCATATTTATCTTTATTTTTATTTACTAAGCGTTTTTTAGCTATTCATACTCACTTCTCATTTTTTCGTTACTTCTTAAATAATCTCTAAAAAACAACTGTTCATGCAAAGATAACAATCACAACTAAGTATTAAAAAAATCCTCTACATAACACTTTTTTTACTATTTAATGCCTCATTTAATACTTGTAAAGAAAGTTCATGGTCATTCATTACATATGGTATTTCCTCTGGTTCTACCCAAATACGTGAGGAAGTTTCATTCTCTCTTTGGAAAGGAAAACACTCTTCTATTTCCATTCGATAAAATATTTGATAGCCAACAAGAGGATACTTCCCACCATGCTTAAAGAGTGGATTATGTTCGTGACTTACTTCAATTGCTCCAATATACTCTACCTTACCTTTGACATAACCTTCCTCAAATGCTTCTCTATGAAACGCTTCCTCAGGTGATTCTCCATCCTCAACATGTCCACCTGGTATATTAAATCCTCTACCTTTTACATCCACTAACAGAATTTTACCTTGACTAAAACAATAACCATGTGCGCTTGTAATTTGTTTAACGTCTTGTATATGTACCATTGGTAACCATGAAAGTTTTACGTGATGTCCATCCCAATTTACAAAAATATGGTTGCTCATATATTATCCTTTCAATAGCAACATATTGAGTTTCCTTATTAATATGCTATTTTCACATTTTTTGTTATTTTTCGTACTAAGAATTCTACAACTTGATTTTGTAGCATATTATCTTCTAAAATAATCACAAAATCTCTTTAAGCTTCTTGTTATTTGTAATAATAGCAGCAAAGTTTACAAAAAGCCCCTTTTAATAAGCTTAGCATGAATTTATTCTATATAATGTAATTATTTCCAAATTACTTAAGCTATTTCTCATCGGTGCTTATGAGATTCACAGAAATGAAGAACCATATAAAACATTTAATGCTGATAATATTCAGTTTAATTTATGTGGCTTTAGTAGAGGAAGGTTTACAAGCAAGTAGCTACAACATAATACAAAAAGAGGACAATTGATAACTACGGGGATGTGGAGTTTAGCAATCTTCTTGCCATCACAACTAAACAAGAAGATTAATTACCACTTTTGTAAAATAACTAGAAAAGCTAACAAATTTAGATTTCACCGCAAAGTATCGGTGCTTCATAAGTGTTGTCTTTGTAATTAAAGTTATTTAATTATTTACTTTGTTACTATTATCTATTACACGAAGTAAAATAACTGAGCCTCTCATCCCTCGGTTGAATGAGGAAAAAAGACAGGCTCTCGATGAATGTGTGGAATTTCTCCCCCGGTTATCGAAGCTATTTTTCTCTCAGCTCAATAGACCCTTTCCGTGAACTATGTTACTAATAAATTTAATAAAGCAACTCACTAGAAAAGGTTACGTAGTAATTGAGAAGAAAACCCCCCCTGAATTTTAGTTGAACCCGGGTTTAAGTCTATCTATGAAGAACAACAAACTACGCTTCCTTATCAAGGATAGTTAATAGTTCAGTAG
This window harbors:
- a CDS encoding NUDIX domain-containing protein; the protein is MSNHIFVNWDGHHVKLSWLPMVHIQDVKQITSAHGYCFSQGKILLVDVKGRGFNIPGGHVEDGESPEEAFHREAFEEGYVKGKVEYIGAIEVSHEHNPLFKHGGKYPLVGYQIFYRMEIEECFPFQRENETSSRIWVEPEEIPYVMNDHELSLQVLNEALNSKKSVM